TCCTTCCCTCACTCACTCAGGTCACGCTGATGCGACTCAGCAGCACCGGCGAACGGGTTGACAGCCGCGAGTTGAAAATTTTTGCCAAGTAGTTGAGCATCCCTTCTGGTCATCTGTAAATTCGTATGGTAAAAAACCGAGGACTGGTATTTTCCGCGTTTTGATATAAAGTACGTGGGCCTTGAAGAATTTGTTGTAAGGGAGTCATTAAATTATGACGGAAGTAGCTCAGGAAAAGGAAACTGGAAAAAAAGGCAAAGCCGCCGCTGCCGCCGCTGCCGCACAGGACGATGCCGCTGAGTCTGCGGATACCCGCGCGGGCGCGCAGGCCGCTGGCAAGAAAATCCGCCTGACTCTGGCTGAAGATGATAATGCTGCTCTGGCCCAATTCCAGACCGCTCTGAAAGATCGCGGCGTCAAGGGCGTGGAACTCAGTGACATCGTCACCGAAGCTCTGGCCACAGTTCCCCAGGAATGGTGGGATGCCAAGATTGAAGAGCTGACTCCGTTTGAATATAAACTGCATGCAGCCCTCGGCAATCCTGAAATGCGCGCCAAGCTGATGTCTTTGCTTGATGGCAAGAAAGCCTGAGATTGAGCGATTGGATTGCGGCATTACCCATTGCACCGACCTGGCTGGTCCTGCTCGGACTGGCTATTGGTGTATTGAGCGGACTTTTAGGTGTGGGCGGCGGCATACTCATGACGCCCGCTCTGCATATTCTGGGTCTGTCGATGCCCATGGCTGTGGCCACAACTCTGACGCAAATGGTCGGCGCTTCCCTCTCGGGTTCCTTCAAACATCTTCGCAATAAAAATGTCTCGCTGCCTTTGGCTTTGATCTTCGGCATTCCCGGTATGGTCGGCATGCATGTGGGACGCGTAATCATGAGTGCCTGGGCGAAACAGGTGCATGCCGACGAAGGTCTCAGCTGGCTCTATATGGGACTGATGGCCTATCTGGGTGTGTCCATGCTGCGGAAATTGCGGAAGGGGCAATCCGGTGAATCCAAGGCCCCCATGCAGGGTTGGTGGACGCGCGGCCCGTCGGTGACCATGCGCGGTCATCCTCATGCGATTCCGCTCCTGGCTCCGGCCGTGGTCGGTTTTTTGGTGGGTATACTTTCCGCGCTGACAGGCCTGGGTGGTGGGTTTTTCTATATCCCGGCCTTTGTCTTCCTCGGCGGCTGCAGTATCAAGGAAGCGGTTGGCACCAGCCTTGCGACCGTGTTTCTGTCGAGCGCCTATGGAGCGCTCGCCTATGGTGCCGCCGGTCTATCGAATGTCCCCATCGCCCTTCTTTTGATGATCGGCGCGATCGGTGGAGCCCAGCTCGGCGCGTCGTTGGCTCATCGTTCACGCAATGAGAGCCTGCAGCTCCTCTTTGTCCTTTTGATCTTTGCCGCTCTCGGCTCCATGCTGCTCAAGCGCTTGCATTATGATCTGACCGCGCACATCCTGCTTTTCGGCAGCGGCCTTCTATTGATTGTGATCGCCCTCTTCAAGGTTTTGAAACCCCGGCGTAAACCAACATCCTGATTATTTTTGGACTGCAAAACCTGCCCATCCTGGCCTTTCCAGGCCCATGCTAGACTGAAAGCAAAGACATATTCCTGTCGCGAGGTAGGCATGTTCGAAAACTTGGAAACGCCGTGGAAGTATGTGGCGATGGCCCTGGTCTTCCCGCTCTTTTTTCAAACTGATGTGTTTCAGTTCGTCTGGGGCGCGCAGGATCCCTTGAGTATAGCGCTCGCGAAACGTATCCTGCTGCTCTTCCCGGCCGCGGCGATCATCTTCTGCTGCTGGGTTTCGGTGCCGAACGTGCTGTCCATCATCGTGAGGCAGAACAGGCGGGAGTTCATCTCGGCCTTCTTCCTGACCTGGTGGGACCTCGGTCGCGCGATCTTTCACTTCTGGGGCGGCATCGTCCGCTTCATAATAAACCTTGGGGGCTGGGCTTACGGTTTCGTACGCCTCGTCGTTCTGGGTTTTCTTCTGATGGCCAAGGACCTTCTGCTCTTTCCCATGCGGGCCTTCGGCGAGGTTTCCAATACCAGCTTTCAACGCGGGATTCCCTGGCCGGCGATCATGATGATGATCGTCTGGACCTTTGTGGAGGCGGCAATTTTTACCTTCGTCATGCATGACCTTGTGGTCAACGTGATGGAAAGCTTCAGCGACGGCGAATTTCAAGGTGGAACCATCCTGAAAATCGGCCTCTTCGTGGTCTTCACCTTCTTCGTCCTGGGGTCGTATGCGGTGATCCACACCCTGGGCCAGGCGGTGAAGGAAAAAAGATGGGGTGCGGTGGTCGCCTATGCTCTGATTGAAATCATCGTGGCCGCAGTGGAAACCGTGCTCTTCTACCGTGAATTCGTGGATGCCCTGGTGCCCTGGTTCGCCCAGCACGCCGGTGATAACTTTGAACTCGGCATCGTCGGAACGCTCAGCATTGCCTTCGCGGTCTGGTTCGGTATCCGCTGTATGACCTGGTTCCTCTTCGGAGCCTCGGCGATCCCCATGCTCCTGGCCATGATTCAAAGAACCGGGATCAGCATGGAAGGCAGCACGCGCTCGGCAGTCAGCAGCGGCAAAAGCCAGAATCCCATGCTGGTCTATATTCACAGCGCCATGACTGAATTCCGCGAAGAGATGGACTGGGTGCAGAACAAGGGTGATTACATCCTCAGTTCCTTCCTCGTGCCGCCCCTGCAGATCCTCGCGGTCTGCATCAACTTCTGTACGCTTTTGATCGGTGGCAATCACCTGTTCCAGCTGCCGTTCCGTAGTTTCCAGGACATCCTGGATACCAAGGATCTGATTGAAAAAGCCCGTAAATCCGTGCGAAAGGATTGAACCATGACTGTTTCCAAACTGCTGCTCCACATCTGGCTCCTCTCGCTGATCTTCGGCGCGCGTCCGGCACTGGCTGATGACGACAAGGACGAACCCAAGGGCAACATGGTGATGTTCGTCGGAATGGATATCAGTGGTTCGTTCAAGAACCGCAAGTATTTCGACGACTCCATAAAATTCGCGGCGCATTATCTTTATGCGCATTTGCATGGGATTGGCGGACTGAAGGTTCCTGGTTCTCTTTTTGTGGGACCTATCGGCGGCGCGACGGTGGATGAGGCGAAGACCTTTTTCCCGATTCAGACCTTTCAGTACAAGAAAATCGAAGAGATCGAAGCGGAACTCAGGAAGATTTTCCCCATGAAGATCACCAACAAGTTCACCGACTTCAATGCCTACTTCGATCAGGTGGCGACCTTCATTAAGAACAGAAAGCTCATGATGAAACCCACCGAGATCATTCTTTTCTCGGATGGCATTCCTGATGCGCCGACGCCGAACGGCAAGACCAACTACAAGATGCTGAATCTGAAGCCCTTGGAAAACCTGAGTCGGAAGATGACGGTCCGCGTTCTTTATACGTCCGCGGTCACCGGCGCCGCCTGGCAGGAGGAAGTGCCGCGCAAGCGCGTGCGCGTCTGGACCCAGGATGATCAGGTCATGGCTCAGTGGCACGCTTCGGACATCTTTTTGAAGGATCAGCCCTTCGAAAAGCAGGAGCGTCTTTTCAAGTGGATCAAGGACAATGTGGACTTTCCGGTCCGCGAAAAAAGGGTGAATTGAACGCCTGTCCTGGGCTATCTTGTGCGGACAGCTCGCAGGGCTGATACGCCGGAAGTCCCAGGAAAGGATAAGTCACTTTGAATACATCTCATCAGGAAGCGCGGGGCCCCCTTGATATCGAAGGGCTTAAGGCTCAGGTGGAACGCCCCAGTCGCGCGGTAGTTACTGCAGGTATGCCCTACGCCAATGGTCCTTTGCATCTCGGTCATCTGGCCGGCGCGCAAATTCCCGCGGATGTCTATGCCCGCTGGCTGCGCATGCTGATCGGCGCTGAGAACGTGCTTTATGTCTGCGGCACCGATGACCACGGCTCCACCAGTGAACTCGCCGCCATGCAGGCCGGCAAAACCATCCAGGAATTCATCGGCAGCATTCGCGAAAAGCAGCGGGATACCCTGCAACGCTACAGTATTGCCATGGATATCTATACGGGGACTTCGCACCCCGATTGCTTTCCCATTCACAAGGAAACGGCGCAGGATTTTCTCCGGCGTCTGGATAAGAACGGGATGCTGAATAAAAAGGTCAGCCGCCAGTGGTTCGATACCAAGCTCGATCGCTTTCTGCAGGATCGCTTCGTGCGCGGCCAGTGTCCGAATCCCAAGTGCGATAACAAGGACGCGTACAGTGACGAATGCGATCGCTGCGGCGCGCATTATGATCCGACCGAACTGCAGAATCCACGCAGCGCATTGAGTGATGCGACCCCGGAACTCAGGGACACGCTTCACTGGTGGCTTGATATGTGGCGCGTTTCCGAGCAGCTGCGCATCTGGGTGCAGGGCAAGGAAAAGAAATGGCGTAAAGCCGTCTTCACCGAAGTGATCGAGACGGTTCTGCCCTCGCTGCGTTTTGATAATACCTTCGAAGCCCAATACAAGGAAATCAAAGCCACGCTGCCGAAGCATAAAAGCAAATATGCGGCCGGTAAAAAAGTGGCTCTGACCTTTGAAAACAAGCAGGATCTGGCCACGGGCCAGGCCGAGCTGAACAGGAATAAAATCCCGAGCGAACTCATCGACGGCTGGGCGCATCGGTCGATTACGCGCGATGTGACCTGGGGCATTCCTTTGCCGCCGGAGATGGGTGCGGAAACCAAAGGCAAGACCCTTTACGTGTGGCCGGATTCCTTGATCGCGCCTATTTCCTTTTCCAAGGTCGCGTTGAAAGCCAAAGGCAAGGATCCCGAGCTTTACAAAGAGTTCTGGCGTGATCCCAAGGCCCGCGTCTATCAGTTCCTGGGCCAGGACAATGTCTTCTTTTATACGATCATGCAGGGCGCCCTGTGGCTCGGCACCCAGGATAATCCTGAGCGTCTTCCCAAGGAAGGCGACTATCAGCTCACCGAGATTTTCAGCGTCTATCACCTGATGATCGACGGGGAAAAGATGAGCAAGTCGCGCGGCAATTTTTATTCCGGCGATCAGCTGCTGGATGAAAAAGGTTTCCACCCCGATCAGGTGCGGTATTTCCTGGCGCTTTTGAGTCTGCCCGAGAAAAGCTCGAACTTTGATTTCGAAACCTTCAAGGATCGCAATCGCTTCCTGGCCGGTCCTATGAATGCCGCCTTTGAAAAACCGATCGCGGCCGCCCATTCCAAATTCGATGGCAAGGTGCCCGATGGCCAGCTGATGGAAAAGGTTCAGCAGGAAACCACGCAGATCATCAAGCGCTACCTGCGGTCGATGGAACGCGCGGAATATTCCACGCTACTTTTTGCGATCGAAAACTATGCCCGGCAGATCAACAGCCTTTTCACGCAGTTCAAGCCGCATGATGACCGTCAGCCCGAGGACAGCCGCCGCGATGCGCTTTTCTCGTGCTTCTATGTGCTGAAGAACATCATGATCATGCTCTATCCTTTTGTGCCGGATACCATGAACAAGGTGCGTGAGTCGCTGCGTTTGAGCCCGGATGCGTTTACGATTGAAGAGCTGGGCCGGCCGATACCAGCCGGTCATGCGATCGGTGAGAAGCAGCAGTTTTTCCCTGCTGCTGAATAAGGAAAATCCAGACCTATTGGATGCTGGTCTTGTCCGCATCCTCGGGTTTGGTCTGGGCTTTGGCAATGGCCTGCAGAACGACTTCACGGATCTGCTGGCGTTGCTGAGCCTCGACCTTGTACTGCCCCTCGCAAATCTGCAGCATCGCATCCAGGTCCTTCGGATTTTCAATACCCTGATTTTCGCGGAACTGCGATTCGATGCATTCACTCAGACCCTGGGCGTAACCGCGTCGCGCCATTTCCTGGGTCAAATTCATAAAGACGCTTTCGAGATTGCTTTCCGGTTCCTCCTCGACCTCTTCCGCCGCCACGCTGGTATTCACATCCCCATCGAGCGCCTGCTCGCTGGCGTTGCGCTCATTGGCAATGGCTTCGGTCTCCTGAGGTTTGGTCCGACTGGCTGGCTCGGGCTGCTCCAGCGGCTGCTCTTCGATCAGTCCCACGGTTTCCGCGGGTTCGGGTTCGCTCCGACCCCTGAAAAAGAGGGATGAGGCGGCAAGCACGACGGCCAGGAGCAATATGAAGCCCAGACCAAATTTAACATTGTTCACGCGTCTGTCCTCCTGCACTTTCCCTATGTTTACCGCAATTTTGCAAGGGATGCTAGCGGCGAGCTTGATTCGGCTTCAGCCAAAGTGATCCCGTGGACAGAACTGCGGTGATGCTGTAAAAAGCATGAACACCTGGGGAGGCATCATGTCGGATCGAAAAAGCCAGCTCGTCATGCAACTCGTGCCTTTGATCGAAGACGAGATGCGTGTCCTGCAAAAATCCTTGGACAGCGCCTCCGAAGCCGCCACGCATCCCGAGGCCAAACCGGAAAACAAGTACGACACGCGCGGCCTGGAAGCCTCGTACCTTGCGGGAGCCCAGCGCGAACGTCTGCAGGAACTCAAATCCATGCTGCTTCTTCTGCAGAACATGGCCATGCGGGATTTTGCGGAGGACGACAAAATTGGACCCACGGCCCTCGTGGAACTGGAGCAGGATGGGCGGTCTTCCCTCTATTTTATCCTGCCGCTAGGGGCAGGTTTTGGACTCCAGTGGGAAGGGCAGCCGGTGCTGGTCGTCACGCCGCAGGCGCCTTTAGGCCAGGCGCTGATGAATAAGATGGTCGGAGATGTGGTGAAGGTGAAAGCCGGTGGCGTGATCAAGGAGTACGACGTTGTCCGGGTATTGTGAGACGTGATTCAAGGCCCGTCGACCCACGCGAGCTCACCTTAACGGTTAAAAACAAACATAATTAGTTCAATATTATCAATTGGATATATGAGTCTCTTTACTTTTGGTTTAAAATAACCGATAGTTTGGTGAAGGAGGCCAGGTTCCATGCCGACCCAAACAGCACGAAGTTACAGCCCTGAACAAATCCGCCGGGTTTTGGGGAAAGCCTTTTGGGGCATTGCTCGTTTCTACGAATTCCGTCGTGAAGATCAGGCTATTTTACTCGGTCTTTCCAAGAACAATCGTGCTCCTCTTGGCAAGCTCGAAGAGAACGCATCCATTCCCGACGCAGAGTCTGCCGAGATTGTTGTTGGACAGCTCGTGGGAATCCATAAAAGCCTTGGCATACTTTATCCGCGTGCTGATGAGCTCGAAGGAAATCACAGGCTCAAAGTTTCTTTTTTCAGACGGCCGATGAAAGAGCTCAGCGACAAGACTCCGATGGAATTTATTCTGGAGGACGAACGTCGGCCCATTTCGAGGTTGACTGCGCTCAGACGGATTCTTGATATCAAGCGCACTGCGGGATGAGGTTAAGTTTTGGAGCCTAAGGAACTTCTTGAGAAAACCAAGGATTCGAGGTTTTCGGGCCCGGTGTTTCGAGCTATTTTTACTTCCTTTCCGACTAAAAACTTATTTGCAGATATCGGCTTTCGAGAAGGAGATCCAGATCTGGAAATCCTTAAAGACCTGGCTAACAGAGATTCCGGGATCGATTTTTCAAAACCCCAGCAGGAGCAGCCTTTTCAATATGGTGACCTGGAAATTTTTTTAAAGGGGTATATCTCGGAGGTGATTGACAGAGATGAGCTGCTCTATCCTTTGAAATACGCGCAGTATGGTCGATTTTCAGATGGCCGCTATCCCGTCTTTTATGCTGCTCTGCAAGAAGAAACGGCCCTTGCTGAAGTAGCGTTTCATTTTTTGAAAGACTGCGAATATGAACAGAATACGACTCCGAGCTTTATTGATAAAGTGGTGGATAAAAGAGTCGTAAGACTTGATCTTGATGTGCCAGGTGTGAGGGACTTTCGGCCTTTTGCGTCAGAGGCAGCAGGTCTTACCGCTGACTCTTACGACTTTTGCCAGGCTCTTGGAAGCCTCGTCCATGATCAGGGTATTCCCATGGTTCTGTCAACTTCGGCTCGAGCCACAGGAGGTACAACAGCGCCTATTTTCAAGCCGAATGCTCTCCCTGGGCAAAATGCAAAAACCCTCAGGTTCTATCATTTTCACTATAGCAAGAAAACAGGCCTGAACATCAAAAAGTCAGATTATCACCAAACCCTGTACGAACCACCATTGTCATGGACGTTCCATCTGCATTGAGGGCAAGGCTCAATACTCATGCATCTTCGGAGTCCGCGACCCATACTTCAAACTCCGAGTGCGGGTGACTCCGGCCAGTTTTTTATCCTCCTGCAGGATAACCCGATGACCGGATACGGTTTCAATCTCCATAAGACCATCAATATGCATTTTCAGGCGTTTGAACTCGGCGTTTTCCCGCGCCTGAGCCCGGGCGTCTTCAAAGTCCTCAGCACACACAAAAAAGTTGGTATGGTTTTCGAAAAGGCCCTGACCCACGCTCGGATCATAGTATCCGCAGTGCACCATATAGAGACGCTTCATGCTGACTCCCATTTTTAAGTCTTGTCACGGGTGCGGCAGGTGAGATAACGCTGCTTGACCCGATTGGCAAACCAGGATGTGGAAAGCGGCCGCATTAATTTTGGCGACACGAGCTCCACTTCGGGAACACGGGCATAGGCTGGCTTGCGACCCTTGCGCGTCTGCCAGACCTCGCGCACCCTTTCCCAGGAGTCAGTGCCTTCGAACTCCTCGCTTTTTTCTTTTTTCAAATCACGACGAATGGTCCAGGCGGAAAGATCATTTTTCTCACCGAACGCCAGAAGAGCTTTCATCGTTTCCGTTTCAATGGCCTTCGCTTCCCCGTCCTCATCATAAGCAAGAAGATCACCATCCAGCGCCAGGGCCCGGCCGGTGAGGTCCTTCAGCATAGCCTGAAATGCAGCATTCCGTGAGGCATACATACCGACGTTGAAATCCGCGAAGCGATAAATGAGATCATCATAGGACGCCGGATAATTGATAAGCCGCGCCGTACCCACCCGGATACCGCCCATCCGCGTATAAAGATATTCCCGCAGCTGCTCCTCGCTCATCGACTTCAGCTCATCAATCTCCCGTGCATAGGCGATCTTCACCTGCATGCTTCCGGCGGTGGTCACCGGATTCAAATTCTGCAGCGAACCCTTGCCGAGAATCAGGGAAATCGCCGACGCGATCGCATAGGTTCCCGGCAGGCTTTGCTTATAGGTCGCCGAGATATCGCGGAAGAAGCGGTCCAGATCGCGCTCCGTCCTTAATCTATTGATCCTTTGATTGAAGGTTTCATTGCTCCCCGGCGCCTTGCCGGACAGAAGAGTATCCAACGCGGGCTGAGCCAGGGGACCGAGGCGTGCGAATTTTTTCTTCAAACCCTCGCGCACGATCTGAGGAAGATTGGGCACCACGGGATCAGTCTGATAGCCGGATTCCTGTTCAATCACAGCGATGACGGCGCAGACGCGTTCGGCCGTAATTTCCTTATCGAGGGAACGCAGAGCAAAGGCAATATCATCGGCCCAGCCTTCGCGATCGGGCACATGAGGCGGTATGTGTTGAACGATATCAACTGTTGCAAGCTGCGGCGCGGCGCCCTCGCCAAGGCCATCAGCACCCGGCGTCACACAGCTAACAAGATTGACGGACAAAGCCAGGCCCAGGAATACAGCAGAGATGCGCATAGTTCTCTTTCTCTCGCGAAAAAAATCCCTCCCCATCTGACCTGAGGCGGGCTCTGGAGACAATGGGTTTTATTCTTTATCCCCGAATTCAAACACCGTCAAAATATGCAGGATGCTCGACAAAGCCCTTCGTGCGCGGGATACTCGCTCGTGAGAATTCAGGATTTAATCAAGGAGTAGCTCATGAAAAAACTATGCCTCGCCAGTCTTTTTCTTGCTCTTCCTGCTTACGCTCATGTTCCCTATGTCGAAGGACTTGATTATAAGGACGATGCCGCGTTCACAGCTCAACCGCCGATCGAAAAATCCCTGGCTCTTTACTCCAGCTTCAGCAACGCGACCGATCAGGATCGGGTGGTTTTCACGCTGACGGAAGCGGATTTCAAAGATGCCAAGGCCGTGGTGGATGCCGCCGGTCGTCCAGGTCGCAAGGTTACTTTCAATACCATC
The Oligoflexus sp. DNA segment above includes these coding regions:
- a CDS encoding DUF1615 family protein, translated to MRISAVFLGLALSVNLVSCVTPGADGLGEGAAPQLATVDIVQHIPPHVPDREGWADDIAFALRSLDKEITAERVCAVIAVIEQESGYQTDPVVPNLPQIVREGLKKKFARLGPLAQPALDTLLSGKAPGSNETFNQRINRLRTERDLDRFFRDISATYKQSLPGTYAIASAISLILGKGSLQNLNPVTTAGSMQVKIAYAREIDELKSMSEEQLREYLYTRMGGIRVGTARLINYPASYDDLIYRFADFNVGMYASRNAAFQAMLKDLTGRALALDGDLLAYDEDGEAKAIETETMKALLAFGEKNDLSAWTIRRDLKKEKSEEFEGTDSWERVREVWQTRKGRKPAYARVPEVELVSPKLMRPLSTSWFANRVKQRYLTCRTRDKT
- a CDS encoding DUF1543 domain-containing protein, with the protein product MKRLYMVHCGYYDPSVGQGLFENHTNFFVCAEDFEDARAQARENAEFKRLKMHIDGLMEIETVSGHRVILQEDKKLAGVTRTRSLKYGSRTPKMHEY
- a CDS encoding GreA/GreB family elongation factor translates to MSDRKSQLVMQLVPLIEDEMRVLQKSLDSASEAATHPEAKPENKYDTRGLEASYLAGAQRERLQELKSMLLLLQNMAMRDFAEDDKIGPTALVELEQDGRSSLYFILPLGAGFGLQWEGQPVLVVTPQAPLGQALMNKMVGDVVKVKAGGVIKEYDVVRVL
- a CDS encoding sulfite exporter TauE/SafE family protein, yielding MSDWIAALPIAPTWLVLLGLAIGVLSGLLGVGGGILMTPALHILGLSMPMAVATTLTQMVGASLSGSFKHLRNKNVSLPLALIFGIPGMVGMHVGRVIMSAWAKQVHADEGLSWLYMGLMAYLGVSMLRKLRKGQSGESKAPMQGWWTRGPSVTMRGHPHAIPLLAPAVVGFLVGILSALTGLGGGFFYIPAFVFLGGCSIKEAVGTSLATVFLSSAYGALAYGAAGLSNVPIALLLMIGAIGGAQLGASLAHRSRNESLQLLFVLLIFAALGSMLLKRLHYDLTAHILLFGSGLLLIVIALFKVLKPRRKPTS
- a CDS encoding RES family NAD+ phosphorylase, which produces MEPKELLEKTKDSRFSGPVFRAIFTSFPTKNLFADIGFREGDPDLEILKDLANRDSGIDFSKPQQEQPFQYGDLEIFLKGYISEVIDRDELLYPLKYAQYGRFSDGRYPVFYAALQEETALAEVAFHFLKDCEYEQNTTPSFIDKVVDKRVVRLDLDVPGVRDFRPFASEAAGLTADSYDFCQALGSLVHDQGIPMVLSTSARATGGTTAPIFKPNALPGQNAKTLRFYHFHYSKKTGLNIKKSDYHQTLYEPPLSWTFHLH
- a CDS encoding methionine--tRNA ligase, coding for MNTSHQEARGPLDIEGLKAQVERPSRAVVTAGMPYANGPLHLGHLAGAQIPADVYARWLRMLIGAENVLYVCGTDDHGSTSELAAMQAGKTIQEFIGSIREKQRDTLQRYSIAMDIYTGTSHPDCFPIHKETAQDFLRRLDKNGMLNKKVSRQWFDTKLDRFLQDRFVRGQCPNPKCDNKDAYSDECDRCGAHYDPTELQNPRSALSDATPELRDTLHWWLDMWRVSEQLRIWVQGKEKKWRKAVFTEVIETVLPSLRFDNTFEAQYKEIKATLPKHKSKYAAGKKVALTFENKQDLATGQAELNRNKIPSELIDGWAHRSITRDVTWGIPLPPEMGAETKGKTLYVWPDSLIAPISFSKVALKAKGKDPELYKEFWRDPKARVYQFLGQDNVFFYTIMQGALWLGTQDNPERLPKEGDYQLTEIFSVYHLMIDGEKMSKSRGNFYSGDQLLDEKGFHPDQVRYFLALLSLPEKSSNFDFETFKDRNRFLAGPMNAAFEKPIAAAHSKFDGKVPDGQLMEKVQQETTQIIKRYLRSMERAEYSTLLFAIENYARQINSLFTQFKPHDDRQPEDSRRDALFSCFYVLKNIMIMLYPFVPDTMNKVRESLRLSPDAFTIEELGRPIPAGHAIGEKQQFFPAAE